In the Corythoichthys intestinalis isolate RoL2023-P3 chromosome 12, ASM3026506v1, whole genome shotgun sequence genome, one interval contains:
- the LOC130927507 gene encoding putative methyltransferase DDB_G0268948, giving the protein MAHRMFEGKEHAASYWKYRISHSDHLIQHVINFVQKQRTGPLSVALDVGCGSGQGTVLLAKHFESVVGTDVSPAQLEVAMQHAKEPNVTYRQCVAEELPFADSSVDLITAMLAFHWFDRPRFLQEVYRVLKPRGCVALLNYTIDMELEYPDCSLDSLNQVCKEFYAALIPYRNPCLGPRSIDLYREAYNSIPYTEKEWNEGVWVKRPMPLCSYIGMVESFSSYQAMLKKDPQATKLSQDICERLMSIMKVTSAETEVVVGFKYHYVLASKNGPNDM; this is encoded by the exons ATGGCTCACCGTATGTTTGAAGGCAAAGAACATGCTGCCTCATATTGGAAGTATAGGATATCTCATTCGGACCACCTGATTCAACATGTGATTAATTTTGTGCAAAAACAG AGAACTGGGCCCTTATCAGTGGCTTTGGATGTTGGATGCGGCTCGGGTCAAGGCACGGTGCTGCTAGCCAAGCACTTTGAGTCTGTGGTGGGCACTGATGTAAGCCCTGCCCAGCTAGAGGTGGCAATGCAGCATGCTAAAGAGCCAAACGTCACATATAG ACAGTGCGTGGCGGAGGAGCTGCCATTCGCTGACAGCTCAGTGGACCTGATAACAGCCATGTTGGCCTTCCACTGGTTTGACAGACCTCGCTTTCTTCAGGAGGTCTACAGGGTCCTGAAGCCTCGTGGCTGTGTGGCGCTACTCAATTACACCATAGACATGGAACTGGAATATCCAGACTGCTCCCTGGACTCGCTCAACCAAGTGTGCAAAGAG TTTTATGCAGCGTTAATTCCTTACCGCAATCCTTGCCTTGGTCCAAGGTCAATTGATTTGTACCGGGAGGCCTACAATTCTATCCCTTATACCGAGAAAGAGTG GAATGAGGGTGTGTGGGTGAAGCGGCCCATGCCCCTGTGCAGCTACATTGGCATGGTGGAATCATTCTCCAGCTATCAGGCCATGCTGAAGAAAGACCCCCAGGCCACCAAGCTCTCACAGGACATATGTGAAAG GTTGATGTCTATCATGAAGGTGACCTCTGCAGAGACAGAAGTTGTGGTGGGGTTCAAGTATCATTACGTACTAGCGAGcaaaaatggcccaaatgaCATGTAG